Proteins found in one Quercus robur chromosome 2, dhQueRobu3.1, whole genome shotgun sequence genomic segment:
- the LOC126701791 gene encoding protein trichome birefringence-like 42 encodes MKMSSTIKNKWRFCTFASFISCIILLSVLNQGHDSEKLSHVQNITLSTTSSNDSAHQPAASAQILKPSNIGEHEKETNEKEHGSNLSHHPTASMKFSEEPSNTREHEKGSNEEEHICNIFDGKWTYNPTASPLYNWSQCPFLSDQVSCQRNGRADFEYESWSWEAKGCEIPRFNGTDLLERLRGKRVILAGDSLNRNQWESLACLIYSAIPIPSSQAYINVKSNANKVLRAKDYNCSVEFYWSPFLTQVKENRGSKIMRLDRLSAAQNWHGAHIMVFNTGHWWEHPLKIKKLDFFQYRKKVVEVDKMETELAFEMAMKTWARWIDKNVDMNNTKVFFRSISPEHKGKQWCYNETKPIMDESYEVKFPKSMVEIIERTIGNMRKPVRYLNITKLSQYRRDAHPSVYKSKKGTLLTPEQTGFHADCSHWCLPGLPDTWNRLLFASMVLDNSKETSSS; translated from the exons ATGAAGATGAGTTCCACTATCAAAAACAAATGGAGGTTCTGTACATTTGCAAGTTTCATAAGTTGCATTATTCTGTTATCCGTTCTGAATCAAGGACATGACAGTGAAAAGCTATCCCATGTTCAAAACATAACATTATCAACAACATCATCTAATGACTCGGCTCACCAGCCAGCAGCAAGCGCGCAGATTTTAAAACCATCAAACATTGGAGAACATGAAAAAGAGACAAATGAGAAAGAACATGGCAGCAACTTGTCTCATCATCCAACAGCAAGCATGAAATTTTCGGAGGAACCATCAAACACTCGAGAACATGAAAAAGGGTCAAATGAAGAAGAACATATCTGCAACATCTTTGATGGAAAGTGGACTTATAATCCGACAGCAAGTCCTTTGTATAATTGGTCACAGTGTCCATTTCTTAGTGATCAAGTCAGTTGCCAAAGGAATGGAAGGGCAGATTTTGAATACGAAAGTTGGAGTTGGGAAGCTAAGGGGTGTGAGATTCCTAG GTTTAATGGTACAGACTTGTTAGAGAGACTTAGAGGGAAGAGAGTGATATTAGCTGGAGACTCACTCAACAGAAACCAGTGGGAATCTCTTGCTTGCCTTATTTACTCTGCTATTCCTATTCCTTCTTCACAAGCCTATATTAATGTGAAAAGTAATGCCAACAAGGTTCTTAGAGCAAAG GACTATAATTGTTCGGTGGAGTTCTACTGGAGCCCCTTTCTAACACAAGTGAAAGAAAATCGTGGTAGTAAAATTATGAGGTTAGACCGACTTTCAGCCGCACAGAATTGGCATGGTGCTCATATTATGGTATTTAACACCGGTCACTGGTGGGAACACcctttgaaaatcaaaaa GTTGGACTTCTTTCAGTATAGAAAaaaggtggtggaggtggataAAATGGAGACTGAATTAGCATTTGAGATGGCCATGAAGACTTGGGCTCGCTGGATTGATAAGAATGTGGACATGAACAATACCAAGGTCTTTTTTCGAAGCATATCACCAGAACACAAAGGGAAGCAGTGGTGTTACAATGAAACCAAACCCATCATGGATGAGTCCTATGAAGTAAAATTTCCAAAGTCAATGGTAGAGATTATTGAGAGAACAATTGGTAACATGAGAAAACCAGTGAGGTACTTGAACATCACAAAGCTATCTCAGTATCGTAGAGATGCACATCCATCAGTTTACAAATCAAAGAAAGGAACGCTATTGACACCAGAACAAACTGGGTTTCATGCCGATTGTAGCCATTGGTGTTTGCCTGGATTGCCAGATACATGGAACAGGCTACTGTTTGCATCTATGGTCTTAGACAACTCCAAAGAAACTTCTAGTTCTTAA